Genomic segment of Hylaeus volcanicus isolate JK05 chromosome 6, UHH_iyHylVolc1.0_haploid, whole genome shotgun sequence:
GTATTACACaaaaataacatacaaataaaGTCAAACATAAGGAAGAGTATTTCGTGTCAATAGAACGATtcattagaaaaattataaattatacaagtacaaacttatttcaattaaaaaatgcattATCAGTCTTTGCGATTGTATATAATGATAGGAATAACAAGTTTgtagaatttatgtaaatacttGTATTCTTGATTGCAGAGAACCAAAACAAttctctacaaataaatactcAACATCCTTTATACAACAAAGCTGAAATGTTTAACCAtgtcttttaatttgtatggtatataaaatttcacataTATTTCACCTTGTAAgagtaaagaaataaatattatgtacatacatacgatTTTTGAAAAGCATGTTGcgttaaaagaattaatgagAATACTGTATAAATGTGTAATAGCAATGCCATCTCCCTTTACAATTTATCCAtcagaataaataaactgATTGTTTACCAATATTAACTACACACAATTTCATCTATCATTTGCTTTACACATTGAGTTCTGTAGTCTTGTCACTCGTATAATAAACACTCTGTTGATACTGCATTACCACTGAAATCTTTGAATCGTTATGTTTTATCTTTATCACTTTTACTGAGAATTAGTAATATGTTATATTGTTGTAAAATTCGTTGACTGAATGGACAATAGAGAAAATATAAACGCAATATACAAGTTTCGTATGCGTGTAAAACTGATTACATTATATACCAGTCTTCAATCCATAAATAATTCCAAagagattttttaataattgtctacataaaaaaaatcacgaactcaatggaatatacatatttacaagcAATTACATATAAACtaagtaaaagaattaaaacaaatatatttatatatataaatatgtttccatttgaaatgataaagaaaaaatgcatAACTCTTCTACTAATAATTATCAGACTCAAACGTGAATGCGTAATGGTACACTGTCCGACTTATTTTCCGCTTCTAAATTATGCTTTATGGTGTCGAGAGTATTGTAAATTGTTCTGAAAGCAGGTCTGTCTGATGGTCTCCTGTTCCAACAAAGTTTCATCAGATCGTATATAGCTTGCGGTGTGTTTTCAGGGCATTGAAGGACATTGCCttctttaatgtattttacaaCTTCCTCGTGCGTCATCCCGTAATAAGGCTGCAGCGCGAAGCTAAATATTTCCCATAAGCACACCGCAAATGCCCATACATCAGACTCGACAGTGTActtgttatataatatactctCCAGAGGCATCCACCTAACTGGTATAGCGTCTTGTTCGTCACCTTTATAATAATCTTGCAAATAGATTTTCTGTGACAACCCGAAGTCTGCTATCTTCACGATCATTTGATCATTTATCAAACAGTTTCTCGTTGCAAGATCTCGGTGGACGAATTTACGATCCGATAAATATACCATTCCGGATGCTACTTGCAATGCGATATTAATTAAGTCCATGTGCGACAAACGCGAGTCCGTGAAGTGTTCGTTCCTTTCCAAGCTTCGAATGATGTAATTACCAGGTGAACAAGATCGGAGAAATTCGTTCAAGTCACCGCGACCCATGTACTCAAACAGAAGACACATTGGTCGACCTAACGCACATACACCTAATAGTTTAACGATATTCGGATGATCAAATTCGGCAAGTAGACACGCTTCTCGTTCAAAATCTTTGAGCAGATCCTCCGATGCTTCGTCTTTAAGCATTTTAACAGCGACGTTTGTGAATTCCTCCCCTGGAATTAGACCGGGCGCTTTTGCTTGAAACACTCTACCGAAAGCACCCTGGCCTAAATCTCGCTCGTAAATAACGTTATTTCTTGGAAATTCAAGTTTCTCCAATTTGGGATTAAGCTGTGCACTCGTCTTATGGTATGCATTGTTGCTCGGCAATTTGTCCAAATCAATAGTGATATactgaaaattatatacatataattatcatttttaataacagtaGTGCAAAATATAAGGAATGCGATATGTACGATTGGAAAGACCAGACTCAGTATTATTTCTCTGGGCTTTTCGTGTCTTATACACTGTATAATTTACAGAAACAGTCGTTTATAATATACCTGATTATTCGTTGGGTTATATCCTTGATGTCGTTTGTGAAGTCTATGACttaaaataatcgataataTGGTACCAGCTATAATAACCAATCCCAACGAAGATAATACCAATATAAACATTGGAGTAAACAATGTATCCATTGTTAAGTCTTTTGGATCGATCTCTAGTACTTTACTTACATTATCTaagttggaaaaaaataaaaataaaatgataaatacaattatgttttttttttttttttgtgacacTAACTGCATACCGCATATAGGAATATCACAATGCTGCCATCGTATCTGAGGATCCATGGTGAAACACCATGGCATTGGTTCGTCTCCTCCCGCATTCCTACAATagttttttccatttcgaatTTGGGGAAAAACGTCCGGCGGTCTATCATGACTATGCGGAATTTGTGCATCCCATGACTGACAATCCAAGCCaaactttgttttatttacgttcCCCAAATAAAATCGACCATTGCCTTTAACACAGTTATCTGAAATAATACGCATTTAAAGAGTCAAAGACACCTTGTTGAATCATAAGTATACTAATCTCAAGATTGTTTTACATGTAACATGGTCTTCGTTCATATCGGTCAAATGAATGTGAGAACAGGTCATTTTTCCTTTGACTACTTTTGGTAGTGATTCGCATTCTGGCAATGTAAAATGTCCCCGTGATCTGATATAAATCTCCCTCTGTTTGTTATCTTCTATCATTGCCCAatcattaaaacaaaattgatgaCGTACTGCCATGCAGTCTTCGTAACACAATGGTAGACCAACCGAATTGTGACATTGTGGAAAGGCATACATACATagcattttctaaaataataacgtgttatttatgtatgtttgaatatataatagacTAAGGatcaatatatttcatttttttatattaataaatgttacctCTGCTGCTGAACGACATGGTTCAAACAGTTTTTGTATCAATTCTTCCCATAAATTGGTTGTGATCTGTTCATTTAACAATCCTCCGGGATTATTGTTAGAATCGTTAAACCATACTTTTCCAATACCAGCTAAATACTTCTTGCATATCTTTCCGCTATAAGGTGCACAATAACCTTGAGATTCTGGTTCTACAAAAAAGATAAGCTTAAACTGAAAATTTCCTTCTTCATTTTgtgacaatttatatttaacttgcTATGAAATACGTACTGGTATGCACAGAACTGAAATGCAAAATGATTGCTACCAGAGTAACAATCCAGAACaccattatttaaatgtattgcTCGAAAGAGTGTCGAGACAAAAAATATCAcatgtttaaaagaaaatttactgCTAGAAAAATACGCGGATGCCGGTATCCACTTAATTTACATTGAATTGTATCGTATCcatagtaaaatttaaatattttttaacgcaTAATTGATTATAATGATCCATTTTACGCTAGACGAACTTTCACGTGTTTTTCGTCTTATTCTACGATCAcagaatgaatattataattatcgattgtaatttttcaaactgtttTCAATGGGGGCAGTACgataattcaacaaaaataaagtcaaTGAACCGAGCTACAGCATGAAACACATAATTCGTTATGCGATCAGCGTCATTCGAGTATCCTAggagaaattttcgtttcctccTTTATCATATGGGCGATAAACCATTGCACCGtgaatattctcttttatttacaataccGATACGACGAACAAATGgtaaatttgttcgttttgtAACGAACGTAAGTAGCTGCTAATCTAACGGAAATTTGGAACTAGAACGTTAGACGCATTCGATAATCGAGAAATCGTTCGATCGCTTCATCGTGTATCCAGTATCTAGTAACagtaatgtaaattaatttatatgagtATTagtaagtaaaattattaaaattatttataatttcaattgtacTTGAAAGTAGTTATACATTTCTGATGCAAACATCGAAAATGGAAGTAGTTTCTTTTAGGAACTTTTTCGCAAAACGTTGACACGATTGGACTTGGAAGTAAATGCGCGGGAATGAACATTTCGTTCGGTACTTGAAATTTGTGTCTTTGTCGAGAAAGGGATATGgtttgaaaaaggaaaagcatGCAGGCTTTTCTAAAAACAGGAAAATTGGGACCCGGAGAACCTAAAAAGCCTTCAAGTTCACGTGTAAAGGAAGAACGTAGCGGTCCTGCACCGCCATGGGTAGAGAAATAGTAAGCGTTATTCATCGAAATAACCTCAATCGTTGAAATGTTTggaaatcattattttcgaatttaagatttttgtatttcttcagCCGTCCGAAAACCGTGGAAGATGTTGTCGAACAAGGAGAAGTAGTCGAAGTATTAAGACAATGTTTAAAGGGCAATGACTTTccaaatttgttattttatggTCCACCAGGAACTGGAAAAACAAGTACTATATTGGCAGCAGCCAGACAACTGTTTGGTAGCCTCTACAAAGAGAGGATATTAGAATTAAATGCCTCGGATGAAAGAGGTATTCAAGTTGTGAGAGATAAGATCAAATCATTTGCTCAACTTACAGCAGGTGGCATGAGAGACGagtacgtatatttttatattatattaacaggAATACTAAGATAcctattattttatgaaaaatccATGATGTATAGTAAAAGGTTtgagaattatattaaagCTGCGCGTGTAGATTGTTCGGAGAATATAGTTGTTGTCAGGAGTTGTAACAAAGGTATTTAGCAACTCTTATTACcaactaaaaaacaaaatgcttTAGGCAGACTATCCCAAAAGTATagtaaagttttaaatttttggtTCTGCTTTATAAGCAAacaattaaatagaatattattctttgATAATCTTGCGCGTCGCTCTTGTAATCTCTATGATAACGGCACAATCTGAGGTATCGCATACATAATAGTTGCTTACAAAATCGAAGGAACATTTGTTACAATGTCAACTCGTTTTTTCAGTGGGAAAAGCTGTCCGccattcaaaattattatcttgGACGAAGCGGATAGCATGACGAACGCGGCGCAAACAGCTCTTCGTCGTACTATGGAAAAGGAGTCTCACAGTACTCgcttttgtttaatttgcaaTTACGTGTCAAGAATTATAGAACCGCTAACATCGCgctgtacaaaatttaggttCAAACCATTGGGAGAAGACAAAATCGTCGATAGATTAGAGCATATATGCAAGCTAGAAGATTTAAAAGCAGAAAAGCCTGTTCTATTGAAAATTGTCGATGCCTCTGGCGGAGATTTAAGACGTGCCATAACATGTTTACAATCTATTACAAGGTTAAAGGGACATGGCATCGAGATCACGGTGAACGACGTTCTTGAAATAATAGGTGtaagtattttcttttgttggtAGTACACGTACAGTACCGACATTGATTTCACGTAACATGATCAAACGATTATAGATTGTTCCAGATAAATGGTTGGATGAATTATTGGAAGTGTGCAAGACGAAAGACTACGGTAAAGCTGAAACTTTTATCGATCAATTTATGTTGGAAGCGTACGCTACGTCTCAAGTAAGTTATATTTGTCTAGATTTGCAATCAGAATATtgcaacatttaaaattttaattctttttgtagGTTATAGAACAACTTAgcgaaaaaattatatattccaACGAATTATCGGACAAGCAAAAAGCATTGATCGCAGAAAAGCTTGGGGTAAagatttctaattatttttgcgatacaaatagtatttattattcattttttcatttttgcatttaGGAATGCAACTATAGATTGTTAGATGGCGGAAGTGAATACATACAACTCGTAAATCTTTGTTGCGGGATAATAAAAGCTTACGAGATAGTATAagtatttatagtatttaacTGTATAACAATGTACTTGGTCATTTTATCAGATTATTTTctatacgaataaatatttataatttttctacaatctgaataattttgatttcagaATTAGTGCAAGGATATTACGAATTTTACATTCCCTGTATAAGTCCAGTTCCCCTAGTATTTGTGACATagcgtaattaatttaaccccTTTGGATCCGATGATGATACATGTGTTTCGTATGTCCGTATATAAACTTACatacttgtaatatttatctcgtcgaataatttttcgtttttaaataaaaacgttttaaataaatatatatataatatataatttgaattttcccCCAAATTACAACGTATAGATGGCGTTTCGTTCGTGCATGTTGGACAACTATAGAATAACGAGAGCCTGGCGGCGCTCCCTGTCGGTGTGCGGGGACGTCGCGGTTTGAGAACCGCTGCGATCGGCGTGTAGGGGCGTCGTTGCTGCGTGCAATGTGTATCGTGTAGGCGTTGGCGAGGAGGAGACAAGTACGGGGATGTGTCCGTAAAAAAGCTGCGGTTTCTGCGTACTCTGCCGCACGTGCATGCTCGAAATCGTGTTCCGCGTACGACGGGTACCCGAGCGGATCTTACTCGGGTGGGTGTATCGCCGTCGGTCGAGGCTGTTCCGCGAACGGACCTAACAATCACGGggagcagaaaaaaaaagtgcggCCCGTGTTCTTTCGCTTCTCGACGGAGGCCACGTATCGTGCGTGCGTATCTCGGTTGGCCTTGTCACGGGGACGTTGCTCGGATCCAGGGGGTGCCGTCGACTGGCCTCGAGGAGACGGTGGATGGAAACGACGCCCGTAGCAGGATGCCAGGACGTCTCCATCACAGGGCCATTGAGACGGTCAGTGCTACTCGCGCGAGTTAATTCTGGAGTCCGGATCTGCTGGAAACGAACGCATCGCATCTACGGAGAAACGTAGTCACGGATACTCGGAATAAGGATAGAACGCGTGCGCACGCTTGTGTGTGTGTCCTgcgtgtgtgtgcgcgcgcgtgtgtgtgtgtgggaGATGTTCGGAATCTTGAGAGATCCTGATGCGGGAGGATTCGATTATCAGCGGCTTAGATCGAACGTATTATCGCACGCCGGATTCTTCGACGTATGAAACACTCGCTGACTCTGCGTTTCCCCGGCGAGGAGGACAGTTCGTTGCTCGCTGCCACGGAGAACTTTATCTACCCACGCCGCGATCCGAGCGATTTTTCGACCGCGGCAGTGAGTCAGTTCCCCTTCGTATACGAGAAAACTATACGACTGACGACAAAGGATACGTCTCGAAGAGATTCCCAGTGGCTCTCCCGTTTGCGTCGGAGGCTCGATGATAGTGGCGCAATTGACAGTGCGATTCGGCCCGTTTTATCTACTTGACCAGCGTGGACCTCTTGGAAGAGGATCGCGTGGAGGAGATTCGCGTGCTTGAAACGTCTACGGAGAGGAGACACGCGTGTACATTGCGTGGACAGGGTGTATGTTATATGGGAAACGCGTCCCGTCGATCAGCCAGGAAAACGGAGTCGCGGATTTATCGCCGGCTACGGCGTCGTGCGTCAACGATTCTTGGAATGTGACGGGCGACTCCCGCCGTGGGAAATATCGTAGAAAAGGTGAGCAATTTGAATGTGGCGACGAGTCGACGGCTAGACTCCGTCCTATCGACTTCGCGATACGATGCGAACTGTCACCGGCACCATTCTATGCTTAGCGgtactcgttcttttttttaacctGTAAATAGTTACACTAAACGTATTAATTTCCGATATCTAACGCGGTTCTTAGGCACAACTGTAGATAAGGGTTATCAATTCACAACGTTTTATCTAAACGAACGTTTATTCGCGATAAACGAACACCGTCGAAAATGAGTAATAATTATCCGGATAATGTATCTagataatattgttttattcagGTGGATACAGTATTTGAAGTTATGTGAATAATGGTCAACTCTGACTGCTAACGTGGCTCATGTAGTAGGAGGTAGTACTCGCGATAGTATcggtaaaatgtaaatacgaGTGCCCGCGActcttttaaaaacaattcgaAGAATCGATGTTCCATGCGTTCGAAGCGAACCTTGTAAGTTTTGAACTCCGTGATCGTGGAAAACTACCGGGTCGTGGTAAACAAAACGATATCGATGTATCGCTTAGCAGCGTCAAGGCGGATTCGACATTCGAGATATTTGAATGCGTTTTTTTGTCATTTCTGCAGATTCGGTTGATCCTATAGTAGTCGTCCAAGTCGAGATTAAGACGTAGAATAAATAGCGTAGACAAAAGATCGATGGATGGTATTATCCGTTACGTCACCGTGAAGTCATCAATAGACGGACATCGGTGGCATTAGCTAATATTACGATTGTTAACGATCGATACGAGCATCGGTGACGAGTCTAATCTATCGACAGGTGACCGCTGAGAAGTAATCATTGTTGCTAATACACGCTACGATGACGCGAAATCGGAATTGTCGCTAGTCCGTCGTCCTCTGACGTTTAAGCAACGGAagtttgtattttgaaaacttGTAGCGACGATCGACGCTATGCCAGGGACACTTGTTACTCATACAATGACATTTCTCGAGTAATCGCAGACGTTGGTTTGTTTTGGAGCGTGCACGGTACATATCGATGCGTTCGCGCGCTTTTCGCGTGTTTGCTCCGCA
This window contains:
- the LOC128878777 gene encoding replication factor C subunit 4 isoform X1, which produces MQAFLKTGKLGPGEPKKPSSSRVKEERSGPAPPWVEKYRPKTVEDVVEQGEVVEVLRQCLKGNDFPNLLFYGPPGTGKTSTILAAARQLFGSLYKERILELNASDERGIQVVRDKIKSFAQLTAGGMRDDGKSCPPFKIIILDEADSMTNAAQTALRRTMEKESHSTRFCLICNYVSRIIEPLTSRCTKFRFKPLGEDKIVDRLEHICKLEDLKAEKPVLLKIVDASGGDLRRAITCLQSITRLKGHGIEITVNDVLEIIGIVPDKWLDELLEVCKTKDYGKAETFIDQFMLEAYATSQVIEQLSEKIIYSNELSDKQKALIAEKLGECNYRLLDGGSEYIQLVNLCCGIIKAYEIV
- the LOC128878775 gene encoding tyrosine-protein kinase transmembrane receptor Ror2-like isoform X2, which gives rise to MVFWIVTLVAIILHFSSVHTKPESQGYCAPYSGKICKKYLAGIGKVWFNDSNNNPGGLLNEQITTNLWEELIQKLFEPCRSAAEKMLCMYAFPQCHNSVGLPLCYEDCMAVRHQFCFNDWAMIEDNKQREIYIRSRGHFTLPECESLPKVVKGKMTCSHIHLTDMNEDHVTYNCVKGNGRFYLGNVNKTKFGLDCQSWDAQIPHSHDRPPDVFPQIRNGKNYCRNAGGDEPMPWCFTMDPQIRWQHCDIPICDNVSKVLEIDPKDLTMDTLFTPMFILVLSSLGLVIIAGTILSIILSHRLHKRHQGYNPTNNQYITIDLDKLPSNNAYHKTSAQLNPKLEKLEFPRNNVIYERDLGQGAFGRVFQAKAPGLIPGEEFTNVAVKMLKDEASEDLLKDFEREACLLAEFDHPNIVKLLGVCALGRPMCLLFEYMGRGDLNEFLRSCSPGNYIIRSLERNEHFTDSRLSHMDLINIALQVASGMVYLSDRKFVHRDLATRNCLINDQMIVKIADFGLSQKIYLQDYYKGDEQDAIPVRWMPLESILYNKYTVESDVWAFAVCLWEIFSFALQPYYGMTHEEVVKYIKEGNVLQCPENTPQAIYDLMKLCWNRRPSDRPAFRTIYNTLDTIKHNLEAENKSDSVPLRIHV
- the LOC128878777 gene encoding replication factor C subunit 4 isoform X2, with the protein product MQAFLKTGKLGPGEPKKPSSSRVKEERSGPAPPWVEKYRPKTVEDVVEQGEVVEVLRQCLKGNDFPNLLFYGPPGTGKTSTILAAARQLFGSLYKERILELNASDERGIQVVRDKIKSFAQLTAGGMRDDGKSCPPFKIIILDEADSMTNAAQTALRRTMEKESHSTRFCLICNYVSRIIEPLTSRCTKFRFKPLGEDKIVDRLEHICKLEDLKAEKPVLLKIVDASGGDLRRAITCLQSITRLKGHGIEITVNDVLEIIGINGWMNYWKCARRKTTVKLKLLSINLCWKRTLRLKL
- the LOC128878775 gene encoding tyrosine-protein kinase transmembrane receptor Ror2-like isoform X1, with product MVFWIVTLVAIILHFSSVHTKPESQGYCAPYSGKICKKYLAGIGKVWFNDSNNNPGGLLNEQITTNLWEELIQKLFEPCRSAAEKMLCMYAFPQCHNSVGLPLCYEDCMAVRHQFCFNDWAMIEDNKQREIYIRSRGHFTLPECESLPKVVKGKMTCSHIHLTDMNEDHVTYNCVKGNGRFYLGNVNKTKFGLDCQSWDAQIPHSHDRPPDVFPQIRNGKNYCRNAGGDEPMPWCFTMDPQIRWQHCDIPICGMQLVSQKKKKNIIVFIILFLFFSNLDNVSKVLEIDPKDLTMDTLFTPMFILVLSSLGLVIIAGTILSIILSHRLHKRHQGYNPTNNQYITIDLDKLPSNNAYHKTSAQLNPKLEKLEFPRNNVIYERDLGQGAFGRVFQAKAPGLIPGEEFTNVAVKMLKDEASEDLLKDFEREACLLAEFDHPNIVKLLGVCALGRPMCLLFEYMGRGDLNEFLRSCSPGNYIIRSLERNEHFTDSRLSHMDLINIALQVASGMVYLSDRKFVHRDLATRNCLINDQMIVKIADFGLSQKIYLQDYYKGDEQDAIPVRWMPLESILYNKYTVESDVWAFAVCLWEIFSFALQPYYGMTHEEVVKYIKEGNVLQCPENTPQAIYDLMKLCWNRRPSDRPAFRTIYNTLDTIKHNLEAENKSDSVPLRIHV